From Granulicella sp. WH15, the proteins below share one genomic window:
- a CDS encoding TonB-dependent receptor, whose protein sequence is MSQRVFSAAIVAVGMVCASSAVAQQEQVAQGATDPQQQKVNLTTSDSVTVTATGEVRSEQSIDSRILQEAAPGTSPIASLARLPSVSVTSADPYGAYEWALRISVRGFNQNQLGFTLDDVPLGDMSYGNLNGLHISRAIIDENMGREVLSQGTGALETASTSNLGGAIQFYSDDPMDKQHFSIAQTLGSFDGHRTFARYDSGLLPTHTKFYIDGVYQLSNKWKGAGQINQKYFQFNTKLTQFVGSKGVFTFYADYSNRIEVDYQDLNKIWAQKLGYYWDNFGDWGKSIQAANACNGNGSYPSPVNVLASNEDPCDAAYYGGGGLRRDFLTYVNYKTALTDHVTWKTTAYGHYNTGRGLWFTPYQPTLAQGGAVVSPISERTTEYGIRRGGILSSVAYETSRNLLEGGFWYEKESFDIARRFYATSIASPLQSLYDFPSNPFATQWAYNFPTQLFQIHLQDRYKITPKVSVSAGFKTSETYATGNLTEFNTGIPLSPGLVPNAANYAQGSLQSGKPFLPQVGANWKLNRNNEVFADVAENVRAFQMGGNGIATSPWGTTQLGFDALKTTLKPESSWSEEVGYRYNDKRLSAQVNYFHVNFSNRLLAIQQGPAIAGGASLLSNVGGVTTNGVDAAASVQIASDWTFYNAVTYNKSTYDSDVQTATGPIETGGKVAVDTPEFLYKDELSYNKKGFSAHIGADYMSKRYFTYTDDSSVDGRFLADFGTSYHVDEVGLFNELKLQFNIYNLANAKYFSSIGTNGFIAKDPTQVANNTLQVGAPRTFTATLSAKF, encoded by the coding sequence GTGAGCCAAAGAGTTTTTTCAGCAGCAATCGTCGCCGTGGGGATGGTCTGTGCCTCATCAGCCGTAGCCCAGCAGGAGCAGGTCGCACAGGGCGCAACCGATCCGCAACAGCAGAAGGTCAACCTGACCACCTCGGACTCGGTCACCGTAACCGCCACGGGCGAGGTCCGCAGCGAACAGTCCATCGACTCTCGCATCTTGCAGGAAGCCGCTCCCGGCACCAGCCCCATCGCGTCGCTCGCACGGCTGCCCAGCGTCAGCGTCACCTCGGCCGACCCCTACGGCGCTTACGAGTGGGCGCTGCGCATCTCGGTGCGCGGGTTCAACCAGAACCAGCTTGGCTTCACGCTCGACGACGTACCGCTCGGCGATATGTCCTACGGCAACCTGAACGGACTGCACATCAGCCGCGCCATCATCGACGAGAACATGGGACGCGAGGTGCTCTCGCAGGGCACTGGCGCGCTGGAGACGGCTTCGACCAGCAACCTGGGCGGTGCGATCCAGTTCTACTCGGACGACCCGATGGACAAGCAGCACTTCTCCATCGCGCAGACACTCGGCAGCTTCGACGGCCACCGCACCTTTGCACGCTACGACAGCGGCCTGCTGCCGACGCACACCAAGTTCTACATCGACGGCGTCTACCAGCTCTCGAACAAGTGGAAGGGCGCGGGGCAGATCAACCAGAAGTACTTCCAGTTCAACACCAAGCTGACGCAGTTCGTCGGCAGCAAGGGCGTCTTCACCTTCTACGCCGACTACTCCAACCGGATCGAGGTCGATTACCAGGACCTGAACAAGATCTGGGCGCAGAAGCTGGGCTACTACTGGGATAACTTCGGCGACTGGGGCAAGTCGATCCAGGCGGCGAACGCCTGCAATGGCAACGGCAGCTATCCTTCGCCGGTCAACGTGCTGGCATCCAATGAAGACCCTTGCGACGCGGCCTACTACGGCGGCGGCGGCCTGCGCCGGGACTTCCTGACCTACGTGAACTATAAGACGGCCCTGACCGACCATGTGACCTGGAAGACGACCGCCTACGGCCACTACAACACCGGCCGCGGACTGTGGTTTACGCCCTACCAGCCCACGCTGGCCCAGGGCGGTGCGGTCGTATCGCCCATCTCCGAGCGCACCACCGAGTACGGCATCCGGCGCGGCGGCATCCTCAGCTCGGTCGCGTATGAGACCAGCCGCAACCTGCTCGAAGGCGGCTTCTGGTACGAGAAGGAGAGCTTCGATATCGCACGGCGCTTCTATGCGACCAGCATCGCCAGCCCGTTGCAGTCGCTCTACGACTTCCCCTCGAACCCCTTTGCCACGCAGTGGGCCTATAACTTCCCCACGCAGCTCTTCCAGATTCACTTGCAGGATCGTTACAAGATCACTCCGAAGGTCAGTGTTTCGGCGGGCTTCAAGACCTCCGAGACCTACGCGACGGGCAACCTGACGGAGTTCAATACGGGTATCCCACTCTCACCGGGGCTCGTCCCCAATGCTGCGAACTATGCGCAGGGCAGCCTGCAGTCAGGCAAGCCGTTCCTGCCACAGGTTGGCGCGAACTGGAAGCTGAACAGGAACAACGAGGTCTTTGCCGATGTGGCCGAGAACGTGCGTGCCTTCCAGATGGGCGGCAACGGTATCGCCACCTCGCCCTGGGGTACGACGCAGCTCGGGTTTGACGCGCTGAAGACCACGCTGAAGCCGGAGAGCTCGTGGAGCGAGGAGGTTGGCTATCGTTATAACGATAAGCGGCTGTCCGCGCAGGTGAACTACTTTCACGTCAACTTCAGCAACCGTCTGCTGGCGATTCAGCAGGGCCCGGCTATCGCGGGCGGCGCGTCGCTGCTGTCGAACGTCGGCGGTGTGACGACCAACGGTGTCGACGCGGCGGCGTCGGTGCAGATCGCCTCGGACTGGACCTTCTACAACGCGGTGACCTACAACAAATCCACCTATGACTCGGATGTGCAGACGGCCACCGGCCCGATCGAAACGGGTGGCAAGGTGGCGGTGGACACGCCGGAGTTCCTGTACAAGGACGAGCTTTCTTATAACAAGAAGGGCTTCAGCGCGCACATCGGGGCCGATTACATGTCGAAGCGGTACTTTACGTATACCGACGACAGCAGCGTCGATGGCCGCTTCCTTGCTGACTTCGGTACCAGCTACCACGTCGATGAGGTGGGCCTGTTCAACGAGCTGAAGCTGCAGTTCAACATCTATAACCTGGCGAACGCGAAGTACTTCTCCTCCATCGGGACCAACGGCTTTATCGCCAAGGACCCGACGCAGGTGGCCAACAACACGTTGCAGGTAGGCGCGCCGCGAACGTTCACGGCGACTCTGTCGGCGAAGTTCTAA
- a CDS encoding voltage-gated chloride channel family protein: MSKTTLVETANDQWRILTDLLGWIPLATLVGALAGTASALLLVSLNWATDVREAHHWIIALLPAAGYGVGWVYQRVGQSVAAGNNLILQEIDNPTGVIPLRMTPLILAGTIITHLFGGSAGREGTAIQTGASLADQLTHLFRLSPLTRRIVLMTGISAGFASVFGTPLAGAVFGMEVLAFGALTYEALVPCTLAAFAGDLTTRAWHVHHTVYTVHELPPLGVTTLLSAVAAGICFGLMALLFARLTHAIGHLSKLIPSAPMRPVVGGVLVAVAVFSLGTTKYVGLGIPTIVASFDHQLPIWDFAAKTVFTSVTLGTGFKGGEVTPLFYIGATLGNALSNILPLPTSLLAGMGFVAVFAGAANTPLASTFMAFELFGGEAGAFCAVACVLSYLFSGHDGIYSAQRLGFGKVPGYSKLAPAPSDHPELVAAKEHVLPDGPPTRRAGVSTPF; the protein is encoded by the coding sequence TTGTCTAAAACGACTCTCGTCGAAACCGCAAACGATCAGTGGCGCATCCTCACCGATCTTCTGGGCTGGATTCCGCTGGCCACGCTCGTCGGCGCACTGGCCGGCACCGCCTCGGCCCTGCTGCTGGTCTCGCTCAACTGGGCCACCGACGTGCGCGAAGCGCACCACTGGATCATCGCCTTGCTGCCTGCCGCCGGGTACGGTGTCGGCTGGGTCTATCAGCGGGTGGGACAGTCCGTCGCGGCGGGTAACAACCTCATTCTGCAAGAGATAGACAACCCCACGGGCGTCATTCCGCTGCGCATGACGCCGCTCATCCTGGCCGGAACGATCATCACCCACCTCTTCGGCGGCTCGGCTGGGCGCGAGGGCACCGCCATCCAGACCGGAGCCTCGCTCGCCGACCAGCTCACCCACCTCTTTCGCCTATCGCCGCTCACCCGCCGCATCGTCCTGATGACCGGCATCAGCGCCGGTTTCGCCTCGGTCTTCGGCACTCCGCTGGCGGGCGCGGTCTTCGGGATGGAGGTGCTGGCCTTCGGCGCGCTCACCTACGAGGCGCTCGTCCCCTGCACCCTGGCCGCCTTCGCCGGAGACCTGACGACCCGCGCCTGGCACGTCCACCACACCGTCTACACGGTCCACGAGCTGCCTCCGCTGGGGGTCACCACCCTGCTTTCGGCGGTGGCCGCGGGCATCTGCTTCGGCCTGATGGCTCTGCTCTTTGCCCGCCTGACCCACGCGATCGGCCACCTGTCTAAACTCATCCCTTCGGCCCCGATGCGGCCGGTTGTGGGCGGCGTCCTGGTGGCCGTGGCCGTCTTTAGCCTCGGCACCACAAAGTACGTCGGCCTCGGCATCCCCACCATCGTCGCCTCCTTCGATCACCAGCTACCCATCTGGGACTTCGCCGCCAAGACGGTCTTCACCTCGGTCACGCTGGGCACGGGCTTCAAGGGCGGAGAGGTCACGCCGCTCTTCTACATCGGCGCGACGCTGGGGAACGCCCTCTCGAACATCCTGCCGCTGCCCACGTCGCTGCTCGCTGGAATGGGCTTCGTGGCGGTCTTCGCCGGGGCGGCGAATACGCCGCTGGCTTCAACCTTCATGGCCTTCGAGCTGTTCGGCGGCGAGGCCGGAGCCTTCTGCGCCGTGGCCTGCGTGCTCAGCTATCTCTTCTCCGGCCACGACGGCATCTACTCCGCACAGCGGCTGGGCTTCGGCAAGGTTCCCGGCTACAGCAAGCTGGCCCCCGCGCCCTCCGACCACCCAGAGCTGGTAGCAGCAAAAGAACACGTCCTGCCGGACGGGCCTCCTACGCGGAGGGCGGGCGTTAGCACGCCTTTTTGA
- a CDS encoding zf-HC2 domain-containing protein: protein MTCTDFLSQLTDFFDGVVSPELLAEVEHHIAECKHCEVVLDSTTKTINIYRDHELYEFPVDARERLRTTIMSKCYGHSHKS, encoded by the coding sequence ATGACGTGCACAGATTTCCTATCCCAGCTCACCGATTTCTTCGACGGCGTGGTCTCCCCGGAGCTTCTGGCGGAGGTCGAGCATCATATCGCCGAGTGCAAACACTGCGAGGTCGTTCTCGACTCCACGACCAAAACCATCAACATCTATCGCGACCACGAACTCTACGAGTTCCCGGTCGATGCTCGTGAGCGCCTGCGTACGACCATCATGAGCAAGTGCTACGGCCACAGCCACAAGAGCTAA
- a CDS encoding sigma-70 family RNA polymerase sigma factor has protein sequence MAEPLPPGIAEIAADAEEIHPDVALVERARAGDSSAFEQLVRQYDRQIFRVAQHITQNREDAEDITQDAFFKAFQKLDQFQGNSKFSTWLVRIAVNESLMRLRKRKTSKTVSMDQDVQTDEGSIPRDFAEWRPNPEQLYGQSELSDILRKTIQGLPPGFRTVFTLRDIENLSTEETAEALGLSVPAVKSRLLRARLQLRERLSRYFRQKKDGNS, from the coding sequence ATGGCCGAGCCTCTGCCGCCGGGGATCGCGGAGATTGCGGCCGACGCCGAGGAGATTCACCCCGACGTCGCTCTGGTGGAGCGCGCCCGGGCCGGTGACAGCAGCGCCTTCGAGCAGCTCGTCCGCCAGTACGACCGGCAGATCTTCCGCGTCGCCCAGCACATCACCCAGAACCGAGAAGACGCCGAGGACATCACCCAGGACGCCTTTTTCAAGGCATTCCAGAAGCTCGACCAGTTCCAGGGCAACTCCAAGTTCTCCACCTGGCTGGTGCGCATCGCGGTCAACGAGAGCCTGATGCGGCTGCGCAAGCGCAAGACCAGCAAGACCGTCTCGATGGACCAGGATGTTCAGACCGACGAGGGCTCCATCCCCCGCGACTTTGCTGAGTGGAGACCGAATCCCGAGCAGCTCTACGGTCAATCCGAGCTGTCGGACATCCTACGCAAGACAATTCAGGGCCTGCCTCCAGGTTTTCGAACCGTTTTCACCCTTCGCGACATCGAAAACCTGTCGACGGAAGAGACAGCCGAGGCTCTTGGGCTGAGTGTTCCTGCCGTCAAATCCCGACTTCTCCGCGCGCGACTTCAACTTCGCGAGCGGTTAAGCCGATATTTTAGGCAGAAGAAGGACGGCAACTCCTGA
- a CDS encoding transglycosylase SLT domain-containing protein, producing MGVSGKTMGWEQRQMRRLLQIAGACTLAGLMAAPLAVGAAPQKKPHAVAGKKKAAKAATKHPAVGKGGKSTRASRAAAAKESKASKAERAAAEARILKLSNAFVASAQLRPMAQQLASTRSATAYSAVSSYAQAHPGAGAATAYLALGHAYMLDRRYPEAEDSYRQATRRDDSLSDYADYLGAQAALQANRATDAYELLARFGDRHPGSIFVASAPILLASAYLQQNDGTGALTVLEPMVGTAAADHVDFQYALARAYQLQGNTAKAAPLFRRIFETQPLTNEAAQSRTQLQAMGMPASAAARKVHADQLFNSKHYSEASAEYNAIKNDPSLGQADRDALEIYMAVCNLKLKHLSRRDVEKLPVTNDDSAALKLYLLAEISRTEKNRVEHDGLIAQLVDRYPSSRWTEEALYSGGNMYLLTHDAEQAIYHYKLLVEKFPNSVYAPSAHWRAAWMNYRLRRYAEAARLMDEQVVRYGAGIEAPSALYWRGRIFEDEEHDFGQAMNYYRSLAAAYTNFYYANLARQRLTVLKTQSRAEPAPAPALAYVRKLTIPPLTNSVPEDDPHVVKAKLLANAALNEYIGPEIQASPGAGEWGALAQAQIYASYGEHTRALQSMKKSGISFFSLPTSEVPMEYWRLMFPQPYWGELVASAESNGLDPYLVAALIRQESEFNPGAVSPAHAYGLMQLLGSVGKENAKKEGLKHFQTVQLLEPGVNLRLGTRNLKAVLDRFGGQTEYALAAYNAGDVPVRQWMAAGDYKDMAEFVESIPYTETREYVQAIVRNRELYRTLYPAR from the coding sequence ATGGGTGTTTCGGGAAAGACGATGGGGTGGGAGCAGAGACAGATGCGCCGCCTGTTGCAGATTGCAGGAGCTTGCACGCTGGCCGGGCTGATGGCCGCGCCGCTGGCGGTGGGGGCTGCTCCGCAGAAGAAGCCCCATGCGGTGGCGGGGAAGAAGAAGGCAGCAAAGGCAGCGACGAAGCACCCTGCTGTGGGCAAGGGCGGCAAGAGCACTCGCGCTTCAAGGGCGGCCGCCGCGAAAGAGAGCAAGGCCAGCAAGGCGGAGCGGGCAGCGGCTGAGGCAAGGATTCTGAAGCTCTCGAACGCGTTTGTCGCCTCGGCGCAGCTGCGGCCGATGGCCCAGCAGTTGGCGTCCACTCGGTCCGCGACGGCCTACTCGGCGGTTTCGAGCTATGCCCAGGCCCATCCGGGTGCGGGCGCGGCGACGGCTTACCTGGCGCTGGGGCACGCTTACATGCTGGACCGCCGCTATCCCGAAGCGGAGGACTCCTACCGGCAGGCCACGCGCAGGGACGACTCGTTGAGCGACTATGCGGATTACCTGGGCGCGCAGGCTGCCTTGCAGGCCAACCGCGCCACCGATGCTTATGAGCTGCTGGCCCGCTTCGGCGACCGGCACCCCGGCAGCATCTTTGTGGCCAGCGCGCCGATCCTGCTGGCGTCGGCCTACCTGCAACAGAACGACGGCACGGGCGCGCTCACGGTGCTCGAGCCGATGGTGGGTACGGCGGCGGCTGACCATGTGGATTTTCAGTACGCGTTGGCACGGGCTTACCAGTTGCAGGGCAATACGGCCAAGGCCGCTCCGCTCTTTCGCAGGATCTTCGAGACGCAGCCATTGACCAACGAGGCGGCCCAGTCACGCACACAGTTGCAGGCGATGGGGATGCCCGCCAGCGCAGCCGCGCGCAAGGTGCATGCGGACCAGCTCTTCAACTCCAAGCACTACAGCGAGGCCAGCGCCGAGTACAACGCCATCAAGAACGACCCCAGCCTGGGGCAGGCGGATCGCGATGCACTCGAGATCTATATGGCTGTCTGCAACCTGAAGCTGAAGCACCTGAGCCGACGCGACGTGGAGAAGCTGCCGGTGACCAACGACGACAGCGCGGCGCTGAAGCTCTATCTGCTGGCCGAGATATCGCGCACCGAGAAGAACCGCGTGGAGCATGATGGGCTGATCGCGCAGCTGGTTGACCGCTACCCGTCCAGCCGCTGGACTGAGGAGGCGCTCTACTCGGGCGGCAACATGTACCTGCTGACACACGATGCCGAGCAGGCGATCTATCACTATAAGCTGCTGGTGGAGAAGTTTCCGAACAGCGTCTATGCGCCCTCGGCCCACTGGCGGGCGGCTTGGATGAACTACCGGCTGCGGCGATACGCCGAGGCGGCTCGGCTGATGGACGAGCAGGTGGTGCGGTACGGCGCGGGGATCGAGGCTCCGAGCGCGCTCTACTGGCGGGGGCGCATCTTCGAGGATGAGGAGCACGACTTCGGGCAGGCGATGAACTACTATCGCTCGCTGGCGGCGGCTTATACCAACTTTTACTATGCCAATCTGGCGCGGCAGCGGCTGACGGTGCTGAAGACGCAGAGCCGCGCGGAGCCTGCGCCTGCTCCGGCACTGGCTTACGTGCGCAAGCTGACGATTCCGCCGCTGACGAACTCGGTGCCCGAGGACGATCCCCATGTGGTGAAGGCGAAGCTGCTGGCCAATGCAGCGCTGAACGAGTACATCGGGCCGGAGATACAGGCCAGTCCGGGGGCGGGCGAGTGGGGCGCTCTGGCGCAGGCGCAGATCTATGCCTCGTACGGCGAGCACACGCGGGCCTTGCAGTCGATGAAGAAGTCAGGGATCTCGTTCTTCTCGCTGCCGACGAGCGAGGTGCCGATGGAGTACTGGCGGCTGATGTTCCCGCAGCCATACTGGGGCGAGCTGGTGGCGAGCGCGGAGAGCAACGGGCTGGACCCGTACCTGGTGGCGGCGCTGATCCGGCAGGAGTCCGAGTTCAACCCCGGAGCGGTGAGTCCGGCGCACGCCTACGGGTTGATGCAGCTGCTGGGATCGGTGGGCAAGGAGAACGCGAAGAAGGAAGGGTTGAAGCACTTTCAGACCGTGCAGTTGCTGGAGCCGGGCGTGAATCTGAGACTGGGCACGCGTAACCTGAAGGCGGTGCTGGACCGCTTTGGCGGCCAGACCGAGTATGCGCTGGCCGCCTACAACGCGGGAGACGTGCCGGTGCGGCAGTGGATGGCGGCGGGCGACTACAAGGACATGGCCGAGTTCGTGGAGTCGATTCCGTACACGGAGACGCGGGAGTACGTGCAGGCGATCGTGCGCAACCGCGAGCTTTACCGGACGCTGTACCCTGCGAGGTAA
- a CDS encoding helix-turn-helix transcriptional regulator produces the protein MFENPEAAFGSTNHLLELIETIYAAVQQPELWTNVLEGIARNIHGESTTLFARMPDDQLFSMTRTDPDAWNAYAGYYSAVNPLMQRCDAMFVDGEVRYAHHAMPDRDLVKTEFYNDFFVPYDMHYSMGIKVPLRGDLPAAYITCQRPHAKGPFKEHEGLVYQTLLPHLRRALSLHLQLMQTNSRILGLEAALNAFDHAVLGLDQDGKVIFTSGKAEALVLADDGVRILNRQLALLDSAQNTRIRTAIAEAINGQFAVSPASTSLLVRRRSQAAPLQLTVVPYRSLLPGCSMLAALVFIGDPTLRPPSKAAILRALYGLTPSEARLADLLAEGLTLQEAAGRLRLALETVRFHSKRIFAKTGARRQAELMKLMLTLPSV, from the coding sequence ATGTTCGAGAATCCCGAAGCTGCCTTTGGAAGCACCAACCACCTGCTCGAGCTGATCGAGACCATCTACGCCGCCGTGCAGCAGCCGGAGCTGTGGACCAACGTACTCGAGGGCATCGCCCGGAACATCCACGGCGAATCCACCACGCTCTTCGCCCGGATGCCCGACGATCAGCTCTTCTCGATGACCCGGACCGACCCCGATGCATGGAATGCCTACGCCGGGTACTACTCCGCGGTGAATCCGCTCATGCAGCGCTGCGATGCAATGTTCGTCGACGGCGAGGTGCGCTATGCTCACCACGCCATGCCGGACCGAGACCTGGTCAAGACCGAGTTCTACAATGACTTCTTCGTGCCCTATGACATGCACTACAGCATGGGCATCAAAGTGCCGCTCCGGGGCGATCTGCCCGCTGCCTATATCACCTGCCAGCGGCCGCACGCAAAGGGCCCGTTCAAGGAGCACGAGGGCCTCGTCTACCAGACGCTGCTGCCCCACCTGCGCCGCGCCCTGTCGCTGCACCTGCAGCTCATGCAGACGAACTCCCGCATCCTGGGCCTCGAGGCCGCGCTCAACGCCTTCGACCACGCAGTGCTGGGCTTGGATCAGGATGGCAAGGTCATCTTCACTAGCGGCAAGGCCGAGGCTCTGGTGCTCGCCGACGACGGAGTCCGCATCCTCAACCGCCAGTTGGCGCTGTTGGACTCGGCGCAGAACACCCGCATCAGGACTGCAATCGCGGAGGCGATCAACGGCCAGTTCGCCGTCTCCCCGGCCAGTACGTCGCTGCTGGTTCGCCGCCGCTCCCAGGCCGCGCCCCTGCAACTGACGGTGGTTCCCTATCGGTCGTTGCTACCCGGCTGCTCGATGCTGGCCGCGCTGGTCTTCATCGGCGACCCGACGCTTCGCCCGCCATCCAAGGCAGCCATTCTGCGCGCCCTGTACGGTCTCACCCCATCCGAGGCTCGTCTGGCCGACCTGCTGGCCGAGGGGCTGACCCTGCAGGAGGCCGCCGGACGCCTCCGTCTGGCGCTCGAGACGGTACGCTTTCACAGCAAAAGAATCTTCGCCAAGACCGGGGCGCGTCGCCAGGCCGAGCTGATGAAGCTGATGCTTACCCTGCCTAGCGTTTAG
- a CDS encoding tetratricopeptide repeat protein, giving the protein MASRAFSAPTPAATSRPAIRFALLVLVLVYGAIDGLRTVADFDLGWQMADARNPWSSVDALSYTVPGAPWVYPPLAGIVFRNLLAIGGYAAISWLCALAVLATLAIVAVRSKPAVLLLLLIAVPSLAGQMIPRSGLFTIVLAAAYTRLLLSYYLEGNSRRLWLLPLLMALWINLHTGFIAGLGLMLGYLAAEAIDLMQASKRDKARRQLRAAAPWIIASVICTLLNPWGPRIYSAIAAQERVSTLQSSVIVELTPLYREFSWHGLQLLSPISAIWWMLAASVVAIALLLYKKRFGLALFLAFAFIACLLSARTQGIFLPIACLIAGEAFRDLQLPTGSTWRPIFSWVTVALAIIFVAWRCDDIVADRTSLREDQITLFGAGASWWLPQDAAAFIEAHHLPTELFSTFNLSSYLTWRLGPHYRDFADGRYLPFGDRIVSEQMRLSSLPLDSSEWSRAAERYHIRTVILPLSRFWGVEAIPLSNDCASRQWSPVYFDPTAIVFVRNDALPQAMPKVDCQRVQLVSTTLPPENRRTLMEHYQRLANAAVLYFLLGRNEDAQRALGSAWQISQDDRSLLLLHGQLQTARNEFGDAENTFRSSLKLHESDAAWNQLGLLYARQGRYTEATHAFQQTLRLSARPVVTVELSLAKAEVLGGEVNAALQTLEDAARTLPENTPAARAAIDDVQVAAYSQLANWPAAIAAGERAVQETPDAASRWKVLAALYAATGQQEQALRAQARAAKLAPEASH; this is encoded by the coding sequence ATGGCATCGCGAGCTTTCTCCGCACCTACACCAGCAGCAACATCAAGACCGGCAATCCGTTTCGCACTGCTGGTCCTCGTGCTGGTCTACGGAGCCATCGACGGACTTCGCACCGTGGCCGACTTCGACCTGGGCTGGCAGATGGCCGACGCTCGCAACCCGTGGTCCTCGGTCGATGCACTCTCGTACACTGTGCCCGGTGCGCCGTGGGTTTACCCTCCGCTTGCGGGCATCGTCTTCCGGAACCTGTTAGCAATCGGCGGCTACGCAGCCATCTCGTGGCTCTGCGCGCTGGCTGTACTGGCCACGCTCGCCATCGTAGCTGTGCGTAGCAAGCCAGCGGTCTTGCTCCTGCTGCTGATCGCTGTCCCCTCGCTCGCCGGACAGATGATCCCGCGTTCGGGACTCTTCACGATTGTTCTCGCGGCGGCGTACACGCGCCTGCTCCTGTCGTATTACCTCGAGGGCAACAGTCGCAGGCTATGGCTGCTGCCTCTGTTAATGGCCCTATGGATCAACCTGCACACCGGCTTCATCGCCGGGCTGGGGTTGATGCTGGGCTATCTCGCTGCCGAAGCTATCGACCTCATGCAGGCATCCAAGCGCGACAAGGCTCGCCGCCAGCTCAGAGCCGCTGCTCCGTGGATCATCGCCAGCGTTATCTGCACGCTGCTCAACCCGTGGGGACCGCGCATCTACAGCGCCATCGCAGCACAGGAGCGGGTCTCGACGTTGCAGTCCAGCGTCATCGTGGAGCTGACGCCGCTGTACCGCGAGTTCTCCTGGCACGGGCTGCAACTGCTCTCGCCAATCAGCGCCATCTGGTGGATGCTTGCCGCCTCCGTCGTCGCAATAGCTCTGCTACTTTACAAAAAGCGATTCGGACTCGCCCTCTTCCTGGCCTTCGCCTTCATCGCATGTCTCTTATCTGCTCGCACACAGGGAATCTTCTTACCGATTGCGTGCCTCATCGCAGGCGAGGCATTTCGAGATTTACAGCTACCGACCGGTTCCACATGGCGACCGATCTTCAGTTGGGTAACAGTAGCTCTGGCGATAATCTTTGTGGCTTGGCGCTGCGATGACATCGTCGCCGACCGCACCTCCCTGCGCGAGGATCAGATCACCCTCTTCGGCGCAGGAGCCTCGTGGTGGCTCCCACAAGACGCCGCAGCCTTTATCGAGGCCCACCATCTCCCGACGGAGCTATTCTCCACCTTCAACCTGAGCAGCTATCTCACCTGGAGGCTCGGCCCGCACTATCGCGATTTCGCCGACGGCCGCTATCTTCCCTTCGGCGACCGCATCGTCTCCGAGCAGATGCGGCTCAGCAGCCTGCCGCTCGACTCCTCCGAGTGGAGCCGTGCGGCGGAGCGATACCACATCCGCACGGTGATCCTGCCGCTCTCGCGCTTCTGGGGAGTCGAGGCGATCCCTCTTAGCAACGACTGCGCAAGCCGCCAGTGGTCGCCCGTCTACTTTGATCCGACAGCCATCGTCTTCGTACGCAACGACGCGCTGCCGCAGGCTATGCCCAAGGTCGATTGCCAGCGTGTGCAGCTTGTCTCCACTACCCTTCCCCCAGAGAACCGCCGCACACTCATGGAGCATTACCAGCGGCTCGCTAACGCCGCCGTGCTCTACTTTCTGCTGGGCCGGAATGAGGACGCACAGCGAGCACTGGGAAGCGCATGGCAGATCTCTCAGGATGACCGCTCGCTGCTGCTGCTGCACGGCCAGTTGCAGACCGCACGCAATGAGTTCGGCGACGCGGAAAACACCTTCCGCAGCTCGTTAAAGCTGCACGAGTCCGATGCCGCGTGGAATCAGCTTGGCCTGCTCTACGCCCGCCAGGGCCGCTATACGGAGGCGACCCACGCCTTCCAGCAGACGTTGCGGCTCTCTGCCCGCCCCGTCGTTACGGTCGAGCTATCGCTGGCCAAAGCGGAGGTGCTCGGCGGTGAGGTGAACGCCGCGCTACAAACTCTGGAGGACGCAGCGCGCACGCTGCCGGAGAACACCCCTGCGGCAAGAGCCGCCATCGACGACGTGCAGGTAGCCGCCTACAGCCAGCTTGCGAACTGGCCCGCGGCCATCGCGGCAGGGGAACGAGCCGTGCAAGAGACTCCGGACGCCGCCAGCCGCTGGAAGGTGCTGGCCGCCCTGTATGCCGCCACCGGCCAGCAGGAGCAGGCGCTGCGCGCACAGGCCAGGGCCGCCAAGCTCGCGCCGGAGGCCTCTCACTGA